AGAACACCCTACAGTGAGAGTACATTCAGTACTCAGAAACCTAGAACACTTTACAGCGCTCGTCTCTTCATACCCTACAGCGCTTGTCTCTTCATAGCCTACAGCGCTTGTCTCTTCATACCCTACAGCGCTTGTCTCTTCAGTACATTATGGTATCACATGTAGTTGGTGCTGTTTGTTTACGTGTTCATCTTCGTACTCTACAtacatgtttttttaataatttatcaATAAAAACTCATTTCAGTTAGTTTAGTCTGTGACGGGTTTTTCAGTCTCGGACTACTCCTGCTCCAGTGAAAAGGACTTGTCCCAATTAAAGTTGTTATAAGTAGAGCTCCGTCTTTTCAGAGTTGCCCCCGAAGCTTTTGTTGGGTTGCTAACCCCCGATTCCTGTATGAGGTTGACCGTCCCAGACAATGAGCCGATCTAGCTAGGTCTGACCTGGGGCACGAAAGCCTTATTGCCCTGATTCCACAGCAGGTTGATAAAGCCACGATAACCCCTCATTCCTGCATCGGACCAATCAGAGCTGTGCCTGCCAGCAACCAATGAGATATGGCCAGTTGCCGGCAGACTCTAAATAGCTCTCTGTAACTACTGGTTAACCCCTGCTTGCCTGGGATGTTTTGTAAATGCCTCAAAATTGGGCAGACGCTTTGTAGCACCCACGTGTATGCAGAGCCATCGAATCATTGATCTTCATTTTAGACAAAAAGGAAATCAACCCCTTCATCCAAAAGGAAGTACATTTATGAGGGTTTGTATGGAACGGGAATGATAGCCGATGCTGCTCAGTACTCGGTGGatgctggctgtctttgacatcTGGCAGCCGCTCGCAACAACTGTGACAGCTTTCACGCCAATAACCCTTgaaatgctgctgtcaggacAACTCGGAGCCCACTGAAggctccaggtctgccatgtactACTGCCCATTTAGACGGGCTAGTGGCTTGCTATATTAGAATAGAATGCTGAAAGAAAtaccatacactgcaatactgaagtgttgcagtatatagtataagcAAGTCCCATATGAGGACTAAAAAATTTAGttgaaaaaaagtttattttagtACTGTAAGATTAAAGAAAAAACCTTTcctgtttttaaaaataaaaaaatcccctAAAACAGTCCTATCtatgaaaataacacatttttatcttacacggtgaacattgtcagaaaaaaaagatacacaaGGCTAGAACCGGCTTTCTTGGTCAACTCGTCTCAAAGAAAAAATTGTCCTTCCACAGCCCCATCAATAAGTAGATTTAAAACGTTACGACGGTCAGAAGACGACGACAGGTTTTCtttgaaaaaatattttattttaaaaaaataaataaatttggtattgcagtaattgtatCGAATACAGTCAGCATATCACTTATGTCGCAGTGcgtatgctgtaaaaacaagcccCCTCCCCAAAGATTTTCCACCTAGAAATGATTGAAAGATCTTCAGCACGTTGAATAGTACGATTGAAAAAGAACACTTGTcccgtaaaaaaaaacaagccctcagagagctacattgccaaaaaatgaacGCTATGATTGTTTTGAAGGTGGAGAGGAAAGAACAAAAATCGAAAACAAAAAAGGGGCGCGTCATAAAAGTGGTTAAACTTTCTTTCTTCTAACAGGTCAAAAAAACTGTGTAAAGACACCCGATGAGGAGTCTGGAGACGGAGAGTCACAAGACACATCCCAACTTGAGAAACCACTCCTTGATGAGAGTTCACCTAAGGAGAAAAGAAGACAGGGCTCCTCCCCTAACAGTCATGTGACTAATTCTGAAGAACCCGTCGAGAACTTGAACCTGCACAACGACCTAGGGCTGCCTACAGAAATAGACACCCCGAAGAACCCAGGTCAGCTCATTGTGGGCAAGAATGATCCAGGTCATTGTGGGGAAGAGACCTCCGTTATGGAACTAGACGTGTTGGGAACGGCCTCGGATCACGGTCCTGTAGCAAATGGATGATGCTTGTATATAGTCTTTATTGCGCTAGGTCACATTGAATCTTGATTGTCTATATTGGACTACAGTTGTAAGGCTTCAATGAGGAAGAGGACTTCAAAAACTAAAGTCACGTACCAAaggaacacaaataggaagatgAAATGTCCATGGTGGCTCGCTGACTACAATGTGGACTACGGTGTGAGCCAAGAATTAGGACAGATGTAAAAATCTGTAGTCAAGACAAGCGTAGCCTCCTGTCATCCTGGTGGCATGGCTTCCAGTGTTGCCTGCCTTATGATGGATGTTATGGCTCCATTCTGATCAGTTTTCTATCTGATGCGGTTGACTTGTAATGCCGCAGGCTTCCTTGGACATCTTATGCTCTCCAGCTAAAGCCGATAGAACACTGATGGGATAGGACAGAGGTAGGAGGCGCCACCAGATGAGACGAGTATGTTAAGTAGATAAGCTCCATAGTTTTTTGCATATTGCTAATATCTTGCTAGCTTTTGATCGCCTCTTCCACCGCTCGCTCAGTGATTGTACTAAGAGCAGTCCGCTTTACTGCATGTAATTCATTATATAATCTTCTGTTATCTTATAATCGCTCGCTCCATATTATGTGATGCCGCAATAAAGCTCCCTCCTCCTATAATATCCGCCTCTCATTTTATTGCACAACGCATTTCTATGATCTGTATGTTCTAAAGGCCAAACTCCAAAATCAAGCTGCTCCAAGACGGGGAGTCctcctgcttaaccccttagtgacacggacGGTTTGGGAACAAAGGACACAACAACGTTTTGGggcattttcatctccacttttcaaaagccgtaacttaatttttttatttttattaacacGGCGGTATGAGGTTCGGTTTTTGTGcggcgagctgcagtttttattgatacttggaatgtattgtaaaactttcactcattttttttttcttttttggggggccgCCAGAGAAACACATCAATTCCGCCGGAGTTTCTTTtgttacagcattaatcatgcagcacaaatgacatgATGATTTGTTTCTGCCGGTCGGTACGATTCCGATACCAAAATTAGACATTATTTTAGGTCTTTCCACGTTTGcacaatgaaaacccttttttggaaaaaaatgtttgcattgctgcattcggAGTCCCATGCCcgttttcttctcccatggtcggAGTGCTGCGAGGGTCTGTTGTTGGCACAACCAGCTGCAGTCTTATTGCTCCCATATTGGGGCACATTTGATGACTTTTATCGCGTTTTCTGGGAGTTAaattgaacaaaataagcattttagttgcgatttttattgagttttagtttttttgctgtgcaggataaatggtGGGCTCAGGTTATATATGTTTTGaggttatttttacattttcttttttttttataaaagggaAGGCGGGCTAAAATGGTTATTTTTGTTACTGTTTCATGTAGTCTTttcttttgctatttttattttattttttatatttttttttatgtccctatacagaacttgaaccagaaaagctctgatcactatgataCTGTATTAGGcccagtgcccacggccgtgacaggctccacaagcagaattccgcagcagagtccgttacagccccccccccccccagagaccccatactcgcctccggatccgctgcccgacgtCCCGCGCCGGCGCACgttggtgggcagggaagcgttttTACGCTATCTTTCGCAATGCTACAGTGaatatagcgtgacggacggcttccattgactgcaatagaagccatctGCGCGTACatccacggcaaatagaacatgccacgggggATTACGGGTtatttcacggggcggaattccacggtggaattccgcaccgtgagcattgcactgttaggttcaatggaacctaatagctgcggggcaacggcGCAGATTTCCGCCTCGTGACAAgcggcagaaatccgcccgtgggagtTAGGCCTTACAGTACTTCTGTATCGCTTACAGTaatgatcacaggctatggcaggcCGGGACACTATTGTCATGCGCCCAATCGCCATGACAACCCATCAGCCCGATTACACAGCAGAGAGACATTTGCATCACAGGGGGAGCGCGCAATTCAGGATCTACATTGAtcacggcagtaaggggttaacagtggggatcagtgctCTCACCGACCCACACTGTTGCAATGGGAGGCTGGCCGTCAGTCGGGGCGGCTCTCTGAGTCTgcactgtttttttaaattttcagtcacaattagagatgagcgagcacgctcggataaagcagttactcaagcgagcatcgctcttctcgagtaactgcttactgttcaggggggcagcgggggtgagcgggggacaGTGtgtggtagcgggggggggggggcgagagagagagatctctctctcccccctccgctacaccccaccgccccccgctcacccccgccgcccccctgagcaGTAAGCAATTACTCAAAAGGGCGATGCTCGCTTTAGTAACTGCTttttccgagcgtgctcgctcatctctagtcacaatctatattttagaAAAGACATCCTAAACTCCTGCACCCTTCCCGCTGACCGCAGAGCCTACAGCTAGTCGGACGCTCCCTGATCTGTAGGGACACCGCAGCAGTCGTCTGACTAAGGCTTCCTATACGGGcgggcgcgatatcgggccgagaaacccGTGCGTTCCCACGCCGATGCCAGTCGCTTTTCTAGCAAAAAACTCCCCCCTCACCCCTGTGTAGCAGCGCTCCTCCGACGCGGCGGTCAGGCGGGTTAGAGGATCGGTAAGAGTGTGTCATTGCTTTCGTGGTAAACCTGCTGTGCGCATGGTACGCCGCGCCGCGTGTCCTACTGTCCTATTGACAGCAATTGGCGATGCGAGGAACATGAAGAGATCTGCATCGGGGCGGGAAAACATCGCAGGGACTCCACgcaaaagaatagggctcatgtTTGCgccagatttgtgcgtctcaccgCACACAAATCTCAAGTaagtttctcggccgtgtgaagccgcctaATCCAGACCCCCACAACCTGGCAGCAGATCGGGCCAAAACAAAGGCCGGCGAACCTCTTGGGGCCGCAGAGAGGTTTTTAGCGACTCACATTGTCAGTAAGCAAATAAAAATCTGTCTATTCTGCAATctagtgattaaccccttaatgccacagaacGGGAGGTTACATCATGGCAGTGTGGTACTGGATGGCGCGGGTTATGAAGTGAGCCCGTGccatccggcagcaggagccgtCTGCTACCGATAGCCGGCCTTCCGCTGCAACAGCTGGGGTATGTAAGGACAGCGACCCTCCATTGTTAACTCCCTGCgagccacgatctatgtagattgcagcatgtaaatggttcacagaggaagggtgCTCCCTCTGCGATGTCATCAAACCCCCAGGATGTGATCGCTGAGGGACGAcgggtcaccatggcaacaggacacccgCTACTGGCGTCCTACTTTGCAGTTGtctatgatcgctaatacaagggGTAATGCTTTGTCATAGCTGCTATGGTACAAATCCCCTAATTGTATAAAAAATTTAACAAAGCACCCCACATGTTATCATCGTGTCCGTAATGATCTGTACTATGAACTGAGCGCACTATTAATCCAGCATCGCAAAAAACGTAAAATAAGGAGgcaaaattcttactttgttcGTTTTACCTGTCAAAaagagcaataaaagtgatcagaaaagccatatgtaccccaaaatggcacaaataaaaactacagcttgtgacgcaaaaaacaagtcctgacAGAGCGCCGTCTGTGGAACAATAAAACAGTTCTGGGTCTTTGGATGCAGCCAGGGAAACAGAAGTAACATTTCAAAAGAAAAGGaatattattaaaaaattattttataaaaaaaagtgaTATTTTTGGTCTCGTTGTAAGCGTACCGAGCCGCAGAAAAAaggcattgtgtcatttatgctgcatgattaacgctgtaaaaaaaactaataataaactatggcagaattgatgcgttttctctccagttctaaaatatattattatgcacccaaaatggtaccaatgacaaGTAcggctcgccacacaaaaaacaagcctcatgcGGCCGTGGgggcagaaaaatacaaaaaaaactaaaatcacgCAAAAATtgagtcctcaatgccaaaataggtcCGTGAAAACGGATGGCCAATAAACGCTACTGTGTAATGCACGGAGCGACGTATATGTCGTtgggcgggggggcggggagagacagCATAGCTGTCGTctcctttcctccccctcaccgtctctctgcaaggggaggaggcgggacggggcgggggctagtgtgctgagctcccgccccttgctgctgtttgcaacgGGAAGGGTGAGGCGGGGGCGggtcttagctccgcccccatcctgcccctgccattgcaaacagtggcaaggggtggaaagGAGAAGAGAGGGGCGGCAGAGTgtagtagtcacgctgctaaactccctcccacctcgcttctcctgcagctgtcattggctcccataggagtctctgCAGCTGCCGCCTCCGATGTGAGGCCACCCGACTATATGCCTTTACGCTGCGGAGacacgcccctgtgcactgaggcattgtaaaccaatgcatcagggggcagcgtatatcggccggtgtgtgAAAACCTGGCCCATATACAcggctgtgtgaataagccctactgCTGTAGTAACCTACTCATACCTGCTATATAGATAACATAAAGTATATACCATGTTTctcagaaaataagacagtgtcttatattcatttttgttcaaaaaggtttaactttttcacatgtacattggacactatttaaattgactttttaaattaactgttagtagggcttaattttggagtagggcttatatttcaagcatcctcaaaaagcctgaaaaatcattttgcatcctcaaaaattctggaaaatcatactatgtcttattttcagggaaagaggGTAGTAAGTAGCTGTATAGTATAGCATAAACCTACTACAAGACTCTGCGCACCGCCACCCCCAGGGCCTTCTCTGAACATAATGATAGTCACATGACCGGCAGCGCAGCTGGTCACATGACGGTCTTTAGTAAAGTCATCACTACTGCTGCCCTAAATGTTACAGCTAGCAGCTGGTATAGTTTAGGGCACTGCTAACGTGACATGACTATAATCATATCACCGTCCACGGAGCGCAGAAAGTCCTCGGCCACGCCACACGTGGTCCGCAGCCTGTATGCTGTGCAGGATCACACTGACAGGTAACGCCTATATAAGGTGATCAGATTCTCCCAgggtcaaaggggtgtggtcaggggcggggcttatcacgacccaTGATTTTACAAAATGcacagggccatttcaaaaaagacagggaacaAGTCACATGGCATATCCGCATCCAATAAACACTCAATAtccgtaccattggtgcagaattAGTctggaaatcagccatgtgtctGCAGCTGATttatactatgtggcgctccccctcacctcctccaagggCTTCCCGCTCCCCGGTTAatggttcccagtggcctgtagtcacctcacctgaccagcatcacctgaccagcggcacggcacctgaccagcatcacctgaccagcggcgccgcaCCTGACCAGCACCACCTGACCAGCATCGCCGCACCTGAtgagcatcacctgaccagcagcacggcacctgaccagcatcacctgaccagcggcacggcacctgaccagcatcacctgaccagcggcacggcacctgaccagcatcacctgaccagcggcgctgcacctgaccagcatcaccgcACCTGacaagcatcacctgaccagcggcacggcacctgaccagcatcacctgaccagcggcacggcacctgaccagcatcacctggcCAGCATCAccgcacctgaccagcatcacctgaccaggccactgggaaccggaagccggggaGAGCTAACAGCAGAAAGccctcagaggaggtgagggggagcggtgCATAGAATGACATCAGCTGCAaatacgcagctgatttccagtcaaaatggtTTTGGATGCGGCAATGTTGccgaatttgcagcagaaatttctattgtggacattccgcagcatttccgtcacatgtaaacataccctaagtcagcatgaggaatgctgccatgtgcagagcggcctcagtagtaataatgacccccacagtggcctccgtagtaagaGTGATCTCTATATCTgccatagtaataatagtgaccccctaagtGGCCTCAgtcataacagtgacccccacagtggccccagtagtaaaagtgacccctatatctgccatagtaataacagtgacccccacagtggcccgagtcataacagtgacccccacagtgccccccgtagtaatagtgacccctatatctgctatagtaataatagtgacccccacagtggcctcagtcataagtgacccccacagaggccccagtagtaatagcgtcccctatattagccccagtactaatagtgtcccctgtattggtaatagtgtcccctatattggccccagtattaatagtgacccccacagtagcccccctgAGACCAATGTActacctcctcctcatcttcttagCGCTGCTGCGGGCAGAAGTGTCTGTGCCTGCAGTAGCGCCTCCTTATTTCTCCTCTCCTTCTGCGGAACcaaggagaagaggtcagggaaggaggaacccggatgcacacactgccattagtgtgtgcatccggccaaAATGCCAGTGAGTGATTCCCAGCCAGAGAGCGTTGGCACCCCAGCTAGTAATGACTTTAATGGTGACCGACGGCACGAAAATTGGACAAAAGCTGGACAGATGTCCTGAAAGAGGCACATATGGCTGTCCTGCAAAATGACCCCTGCAAGTCACAGATCATGTCTAGAACAGTATCCCATACAAGTCAACgggcccctcctgtccattgtgtgaatggcccatgaggctgctgtagagcagatctctaaatgctgttgaagGACTATACCAACAAGCATTTGTCTTATTAATTAAAGCCAGATAAATAAACAGATTAAatttttataatgttttattatgtcagctctcagtgtaatcctgtgatGATTGGGCCGATTAGGCTTTTACACGGGCCGGTCAGTCGTTCAGATTCCGGCATCCAACAGGAATCCAAACaaatatcgttcagtgtaaaggctGCTCTGAGTGAACGATGAATAAAAATTAGCTTcgtgttcgtcgttcagtttctgtatgcatcatcccatgtgaacaggcagatctcacttatgaatgactgcctgtttactgtgactggAGCCGGGCGGGCCAGAATGGTTCCCTGTCCGCTTCGCCTCCAGTCACTACTGATGATCGTTCCGGAACGATTcactgggatgacctgtcagggGTCTGAATCCTAACCATAGATGGGGGTAATGATGACCATCCTATCATACTTTAGCTTCTATTCTGAGCTGTATGGCTCAGGATGGTCTTCTCTGCCTCATCTATGAAAAGGATTTATAGATGGGACAGACTTCAGTAGGACCACAGAAGCGGTGGATTTATAGTTTTGGGCAGGAGCCCATCTATCTCATTCTCTGGATCCATCGGTGATGATGACATGGAGCAACACAAGTTATGTCTGTATATCATACGAGTAATAGGTAATAGAAGCTTTTGCCAGTCTTCCAAAGAAATTTGAGATCTTTTTGGATCTCGTTTTCCTGAACCCCATGTTCAGATAGAGCTTATGGGCAGCGTGTTGTATGGTTGATGTATTTAAAGTCACATGTTTGTATCCACGATGACGGGCAAAGTCAACGACGTGCCTGCAGAGAGTTGTAGCGATCCCCTTGTGCTGATGGTCCTTGGCCACAGACAAACGTCTCAACACCACATCATAACAGGAACCTTGCACAGGTTGGACACCCACCATGCCAACAACCTGACCATTGGTCTCTGCCACCCAGAAGCAGGCGTTCTGCCTCAGCATGTAGGACTCTTCTATGTTCTGCAAGTCCTTCTTGTGGGCTTTGTTTATAACGTTTTGAAAGACCAATATGAGGAGCAGACGACCGCCGGCCAAAAGAGCCACGACACCCAATGAAGACATGAAGAGGGATCTGAAAACCAAGTAGAAAGTGATGAAGGACGCGAGGATTATCAGGTGAACTCGACAAAGCCTCAACAGGTACTTGCAGGTACTGGGAAGATAGTCCACCATCCCTCGGGCAAACAACGCTCGAACTGCATCATAGTCTCTGCTCTCATAAGTTCTTATGAGGACGTCCGCCATCATCTGCTCCTTGGACAACAAAAGCTGGAATAATATACATAGATAACAATCAATAGAATGAATGCATGATGGATCAGGGACCACGAGGAGGGATCTACAGGAGCAGCAAGGCAAACAATACAGTACACAGTAGTGGAACTTATAAAAAGATCACCAAACCGATCTAGGACTGAGGCAGCTGACTACTGTCAATCACATGGAGCAGGAGGACTTACATCTACGGGGTGACCACTGCCAACCAACCTTTAAGGATAACAATATGCATACAAtgaacggcccctttatta
The sequence above is a segment of the Eleutherodactylus coqui strain aEleCoq1 chromosome 7, aEleCoq1.hap1, whole genome shotgun sequence genome. Coding sequences within it:
- the LOC136573286 gene encoding probable N-acetyltransferase camello, whose product is MADVLIRTYESRDYDAVRALFARGMVDYLPSTCKYLLRLCRVHLIILASFITFYLVFRSLFMSSLGVVALLAGGRLLLILVFQNVINKAHKKDLQNIEESYMLRQNACFWVAETNGQVVGMVGVQPVQGSCYDVVLRRLSVAKDHQHKGIATTLCRHVVDFARHRGYKHVTLNTSTIQHAAHKLYLNMGFRKTRSKKISNFFGRLAKASITYYSYDIQT